Within the Pseudobythopirellula maris genome, the region TCAGCGCGAGGGCGATCCACACCAACACGTCGGTCGTCAGACCGAAGGGGCGGAGCGATTCGGCCGGCCGGCCGGCCGCCGCCAGCCAGAGCGTCAGCAGGCTAAAACCCGCGGCCGCGCATTGGAACACCATCTTCCACTTGCCGACCCACTGGGCCGAGAAGTCGCCGCCGGCGGCCTCGATGAAGCTCCGCAGCGCTGTGACGAGCATCTCGCGGGCGGTCACCACGACCGCGACCCACGCGGGCACGTGCGAGCCGGGCTGGGCGGCGAGCATGATGAACACGCCGCAAATGATGATCTTGTCGGCGAACGGGTCGAGCACCCGACCGATCTTGGTGATCTGGTTGAAGCGGCGGGCCCAGTAGCCATCGAGCCAGTCGGTGCCGGCCGCCACGACAAACAGCACGAGCGCCGTGAAGTACCAGCCCACGTGGATCGCCGCGAAGCAGACGCCCGACAGCACGAGCCGGGCGATCGTCAGCTGGTTCGGCACGTTCCGCAGGCTGCCGAGCGGCACGTTATCGGGAGTTCCGTTCATGGCCTCAAGCTTATACGGAAGACAGCCCACGAATAAGCGCGGATGGGGACGAATGCTGAGAAGGGAGAATGAGCAGCGACAAGCTCTTCCTCTGCTGGGAGACGAAGCGGCGGGCGATCAATCAGGCGATTCGCTTCCATTCACACGTACCCGTGACCAGCCTTCACCGCGCATCGCCAACCGCCACGGCGACCAAGTCGTAACCGCTGCGAGCGACGATCTCGCACGGCACGATCTGCCCCGGCTTGAGGCCTTCGCCGGTGACGAACGTTGCGCAGTCGACGTCCGGGGCGTCGGCCGCGGTGCGGCCGATCCAGGCCGTGGGCTCGTCGGGCACGGGGCCATCGATCAGCACGTCGCACTGGCGGCCGACTTGGGCGTCGCCCCAGTCGAAGGCGACCTGCTGCTGGATCGCCATCAGCGTGTCGCGCCGCTCGGCTTTGACCTCTTCTGGCAAGTGATTCGGCAACCGCGCCGCCGGCGTGTCGGGCTCCAGCGAGTAGGTGAACACGCCGAGGCGCTCGAACCGCGCCTCGGCGATCCATTCGGCCAGTTCGGCGAAGTCCTCGTCGGTCTCGCCCGGGAAGCCGGCGATCAGCGTCGTGCG harbors:
- the pgsA gene encoding CDP-diacylglycerol--glycerol-3-phosphate 3-phosphatidyltransferase — protein: MNGTPDNVPLGSLRNVPNQLTIARLVLSGVCFAAIHVGWYFTALVLFVVAAGTDWLDGYWARRFNQITKIGRVLDPFADKIIICGVFIMLAAQPGSHVPAWVAVVVTAREMLVTALRSFIEAAGGDFSAQWVGKWKMVFQCAAAGFSLLTLWLAAAGRPAESLRPFGLTTDVLVWIALALTIYSGWGYVAAALRMTRSAATDNEAP